The following proteins come from a genomic window of Bacteroidota bacterium:
- a CDS encoding rhomboid family intramembrane serine protease, with protein sequence MNADKREFLQCLYFPSLFTAFIWLVWFFELVFNIDLSFLGIYPLTFKGLAGIITAPLVHAGYGHLMANSIPLFVLSACLFYFYRQIAYKIFFLVYVITNIWVWFLARDAYHIGASGLVYGLAAYLFTSGLVRKNPRLLAITFVIIFLYGSMIWGVFPEFFPEKNISWESHLMGMIAGVVLAIFFRNEGPKPKTYDLDDDELDDENPYWEIKDSNPSEADTHN encoded by the coding sequence ATGAATGCCGATAAACGAGAATTTTTGCAATGTTTGTATTTCCCATCGCTATTTACCGCATTTATATGGCTTGTATGGTTTTTCGAATTGGTTTTCAATATCGACTTGTCCTTTTTAGGGATTTATCCTTTAACTTTTAAGGGATTAGCGGGGATTATTACTGCACCATTAGTGCATGCCGGGTATGGGCATCTGATGGCTAATAGTATTCCGCTTTTTGTTTTGAGTGCCTGCCTGTTTTATTTCTACCGACAAATTGCATATAAAATCTTCTTTTTAGTTTACGTGATTACCAATATATGGGTTTGGTTTTTGGCTCGTGATGCCTACCATATTGGGGCAAGCGGGCTTGTTTACGGATTGGCTGCTTATTTATTTACGAGTGGATTGGTGAGGAAAAACCCCCGTTTGTTGGCTATAACATTTGTTATCATTTTTTTATACGGAAGCATGATTTGGGGAGTTTTTCCTGAATTTTTCCCTGAGAAAAACATTTCCTGGGAATCGCATTTGATGGGAATGATCGCGGGAGTTGTACTTGCAATTTTTTTTCGGAACGAAGGTCCAAAACCAAAAACCTACGATCTGGATGATGATGAATTGGACGACGAAAATCCTTATTGGGAAATCAAAGATTCAAATCCTTCAGAAGCAGATACGCATAACTAA
- a CDS encoding MFS transporter has translation MNKTVGLFGIFPRTFWLANVMELFERWAYYGMFVVLSVYLTDPISKGGLGFTNNQRGLMQAVVTGIIYLLPILGGALADKFGFRKVLLAAFVTLSSGYFFMGQFTSYGLVFASFLIVALGAALFKPIIVATVSKTTTEKNDTIGFAIFYMIVNIGGFLGPFAASKLRDLNWHYVFYMCAAVILLNLILLYYYREPGRTEDKKKESIGDTVRQIFANMGTALSDLKFLTFIILMIGFWIVYMQLFFTLPVFITQWVDTSDIYNSSSLVASAIGTVEDGVGIIRPEQIVNIAAFSIIIFQLIVSGLIMKIKPIVTMIVGLLVITIGMGLFNYQTYGLFIVMAVVIIAFGEMASSPRIQEYIGRIAPKDKVALYMGVSYLPVAGGNVLGGLLSGTLYDSMSDKYIILKTELAERGFATLENMQNMDGALLFKEAMAHLNMTQTQLNQMLYLKYHPGNIWLVFAGIGIGTSILLFLYNRFMLKD, from the coding sequence ATGAATAAAACAGTTGGTTTATTTGGCATATTCCCCAGAACATTCTGGCTGGCCAATGTTATGGAATTATTTGAACGATGGGCTTATTACGGAATGTTCGTTGTACTGTCGGTTTATTTAACAGACCCAATTTCAAAAGGAGGATTAGGCTTTACAAATAACCAGCGTGGACTTATGCAGGCTGTTGTAACCGGAATCATTTATTTGCTGCCAATTTTAGGAGGTGCATTAGCTGATAAATTTGGATTCAGAAAAGTTCTGTTAGCTGCATTTGTGACTCTTTCTTCAGGATACTTTTTCATGGGGCAGTTTACTTCATACGGTTTGGTATTTGCTTCATTTTTAATTGTTGCTCTTGGAGCTGCACTTTTCAAACCTATTATTGTAGCAACTGTTTCAAAAACCACGACCGAAAAAAACGATACCATTGGTTTTGCTATTTTCTACATGATCGTGAATATTGGTGGGTTTTTAGGTCCATTTGCAGCATCTAAGCTTCGTGATTTAAACTGGCATTATGTTTTTTACATGTGTGCTGCAGTAATCCTGCTTAACCTAATTTTACTTTACTACTACCGCGAACCCGGCAGGACCGAAGACAAAAAGAAAGAATCGATTGGCGATACTGTTCGTCAGATTTTTGCCAATATGGGCACCGCCTTAAGTGATCTTAAATTTCTGACATTTATCATTTTGATGATAGGTTTCTGGATTGTTTATATGCAATTATTTTTTACTCTGCCTGTTTTCATAACTCAATGGGTCGACACCTCAGATATCTATAATTCATCATCTCTTGTTGCAAGTGCAATTGGAACCGTAGAGGATGGCGTTGGCATTATACGTCCGGAACAAATTGTAAATATTGCTGCTTTTTCAATTATCATTTTCCAACTCATTGTATCCGGTTTAATCATGAAAATAAAACCCATTGTCACCATGATTGTCGGACTGTTGGTCATTACGATAGGAATGGGTCTTTTTAATTACCAAACATACGGACTTTTCATTGTCATGGCAGTTGTGATTATTGCATTTGGAGAAATGGCAAGTTCGCCCAGAATACAAGAATACATAGGACGGATTGCACCAAAAGATAAAGTGGCGCTTTATATGGGCGTAAGTTACTTGCCAGTTGCGGGGGGCAATGTTTTAGGTGGTTTACTATCAGGAACGCTATATGATAGCATGTCGGACAAATATATTATTTTAAAAACCGAACTTGCCGAACGTGGTTTTGCTACGCTTGAAAACATGCAAAATATGGATGGTGCTTTATTGTTTAAAGAAGCAATGGCCCATCTTAACATGACTCAAACCCAACTTAATCAAATGCTTTATTTAAAGTATCATCCCGGAAATATCTGGTTGGTTTTTGCCGGAATCGGGATTGGGACTTCAATCCTGCTCTTTTTGTATAATCGGTTTATGCTGAAGGATTAA
- a CDS encoding helix-hairpin-helix domain-containing protein has product MKNFLSGFFYFNKKERRGIYFLIIIITLIGIFNLALQFIIQKPEIDFTQYEQFISHYDSLITSNNKLQDSIIQYFNFDPNKLKKEEWLQLGLNPKQAQVIINYRNKGGVFKTKEDFQKIYSIDSALFSKLNPFISLPEKENQTNKKYPQIKDTITFQVELNSTDSIELIKIKGIGPVFASRIIKYRDLIGGYISVSQLQEVYGIDSLKYDSLKDFFLTCNIELIQHLNINVADFKDLLKHPYISYDFTKDIVNRRQKKVFDKAEDAFNDQFISDSLFQKLLPYLTTK; this is encoded by the coding sequence ATGAAAAATTTTCTTTCCGGCTTTTTTTACTTCAACAAAAAAGAACGACGTGGTATTTACTTTCTAATTATTATCATCACGCTTATTGGTATTTTTAATCTGGCATTGCAATTTATCATACAAAAGCCGGAAATTGACTTTACTCAATATGAGCAATTTATTTCGCATTACGATAGCCTCATAACTTCAAACAATAAATTGCAGGACTCCATAATTCAATATTTCAATTTTGATCCGAACAAACTCAAGAAAGAAGAATGGTTGCAATTAGGGTTAAATCCAAAACAGGCCCAGGTTATCATTAATTATCGCAATAAAGGGGGTGTTTTCAAAACTAAGGAAGATTTTCAAAAAATCTATTCAATTGATTCGGCACTATTTTCAAAACTGAATCCTTTTATCAGCCTTCCGGAAAAAGAAAATCAAACAAATAAAAAGTATCCTCAAATTAAGGATACGATTACTTTCCAGGTTGAACTAAACTCGACCGACTCCATCGAACTTATAAAAATTAAAGGTATCGGACCTGTTTTTGCTTCCAGAATAATAAAATATCGTGACTTAATAGGTGGATATATTTCTGTTTCTCAACTACAAGAAGTTTACGGCATTGATTCGCTAAAATATGATTCCTTAAAAGACTTCTTTTTGACCTGTAATATTGAGCTCATACAACACCTCAATATAAATGTAGCAGATTTTAAGGATTTACTGAAACATCCTTATATTAGCTACGATTTTACGAAAGATATTGTTAACAGGAGGCAAAAAAAAGTTTTTGACAAAGCCGAAGATGCTTTTAATGATCAGTTTATCAGCGACTCTCTTTTCCAAAAACTGCTCCCATACCTTACTACAAAATAA
- a CDS encoding alanine:cation symporter family protein produces the protein MKNTRFNVLLGLSLFVSINLFAQTNNTPTDTIRQDTTEQLAIVNDSEQNNTEKTLSERINDAFVPIVRAMASVLNWDPFSAAGIHDPVIRDKQGTPITNEMGQIRTSPIPFIVVWLICGAIFFTIFMRFINIRGFKHAIGLIRGKYDNPDDPGEVSHFQALTTALSATVGLGNIAGVAIAITVGGPGATFWLIIAGFLGMSSKFVECTLGVKYRKIDKFGVVSGGPMYYLSEGLKKRKMKWLGLVLSFIFAVLVIGGAFGGGNMFQANQAFSQLALMVPSISGYGAYFGIILAVLVGVVIIGGIKSIARVTDKIVPFMALLYVGTAMVIIIMNIDKTGSAFGLILSGAFAPAAIKGGIIGVLIVGFQRAAFSNEAGVGSAAIAHSAVKTDEPISEGFVALLEPFVDTVVICTMTALVIIFTGQYTNPLGLEGTQLTSQAFGSVFSWFPYLLLVAIFLFAFSTMISWSYYGLKGFDYLFGGISEKLFGNRKVTDTIFRIIFLGVIVVGASSSLGAVTDFADMMILTMGIPNILGLIILAPEVRKDLTSYIRRVKSGEIKRY, from the coding sequence ATGAAGAATACCAGATTTAACGTTCTGCTTGGATTAAGCCTCTTTGTTAGCATCAACCTGTTCGCCCAAACAAATAATACTCCAACCGACACCATCAGGCAAGACACTACTGAACAATTAGCGATTGTTAATGATTCGGAACAAAATAATACTGAAAAAACATTAAGCGAAAGAATCAATGATGCCTTTGTTCCTATCGTTCGGGCCATGGCTTCTGTATTGAACTGGGATCCATTCTCAGCAGCAGGAATCCACGATCCCGTTATTCGTGATAAGCAAGGTACTCCGATTACAAATGAAATGGGACAGATTCGGACATCTCCAATTCCCTTCATTGTTGTATGGCTAATTTGTGGTGCAATTTTCTTTACAATATTTATGCGATTTATAAATATTCGTGGTTTTAAACATGCAATTGGGTTAATCAGGGGCAAATATGATAACCCTGACGATCCTGGCGAAGTTTCACATTTTCAGGCATTAACTACAGCCCTTTCTGCTACGGTCGGATTAGGAAATATAGCCGGTGTTGCCATTGCTATTACCGTAGGAGGCCCCGGTGCAACATTTTGGTTGATAATAGCCGGGTTTCTTGGAATGTCTTCAAAATTTGTAGAATGTACGCTGGGGGTAAAATACCGAAAGATTGACAAATTCGGGGTGGTTTCAGGAGGCCCCATGTATTATTTAAGCGAAGGATTGAAAAAACGAAAAATGAAATGGCTCGGATTGGTTTTATCCTTCATATTTGCAGTTCTCGTTATTGGTGGAGCTTTTGGTGGCGGAAATATGTTCCAGGCCAATCAGGCATTCTCTCAATTGGCTTTGATGGTACCCAGCATTTCAGGATATGGTGCCTATTTCGGGATCATTCTAGCTGTACTTGTCGGAGTTGTAATTATTGGTGGGATTAAGAGTATAGCCAGAGTTACTGATAAAATTGTTCCTTTTATGGCCCTGCTATATGTAGGTACCGCCATGGTAATTATTATTATGAATATTGATAAAACAGGAAGTGCTTTCGGTTTGATTTTGAGTGGCGCTTTTGCTCCTGCTGCCATAAAAGGTGGGATTATCGGGGTATTGATAGTCGGGTTCCAGAGAGCTGCTTTTTCAAATGAAGCCGGTGTGGGTTCAGCAGCAATTGCACACTCAGCAGTAAAAACAGATGAACCTATTTCAGAAGGATTTGTTGCATTACTGGAACCTTTCGTAGATACAGTCGTGATATGCACAATGACTGCCCTTGTTATTATTTTTACAGGCCAATACACCAACCCATTAGGGCTAGAAGGCACACAGCTGACCTCTCAGGCTTTTGGGTCTGTATTCTCATGGTTTCCGTATTTACTTTTGGTTGCTATTTTTCTGTTTGCATTTTCCACCATGATTTCCTGGTCATATTACGGTCTTAAAGGCTTTGATTATCTTTTTGGCGGTATTTCTGAAAAATTATTTGGAAATCGAAAAGTTACAGATACAATATTCCGAATTATTTTCTTAGGCGTTATTGTTGTTGGGGCATCTTCCTCTCTAGGTGCTGTTACCGATTTTGCCGATATGATGATTCTCACAATGGGTATTCCAAATATACTTGGACTGATCATTTTGGCACCTGAAGTAAGGAAGGACTTAACCAGTTATATCCGAAGGGTTAAAAGCGGAGAAATTAAAAGATATTAA